The following are from one region of the Coffea eugenioides isolate CCC68of chromosome 2, Ceug_1.0, whole genome shotgun sequence genome:
- the LOC113759628 gene encoding uncharacterized protein LOC113759628, with amino-acid sequence MAIAINRLESQVQGKLPSQPELNSRNVSAMTLRSGKEVQGPEPVIPKDKDEENIENELEKEYSNGTDPKVLLDPVITVKTNPPPFPNRLEKSKRQDKEKEILEVFRKVEINIPLFDAIKQVPKYTKFLRDLCVNRRQLRGDERVIVGKNVSAVLQRKLSPKCRDPGIEVDRVKIDIISALPYPASVPELLQKNVAFEFDDKCERAFNKLNELLTSPPIIQPLDWSLPFEIMYDTSDHAVGAVLGQRVGKTVHVIYYASRALNGAQLNYSTTEKELLADVFALDKFRSYLLGAKVIEFDLEIRDKRGSENLVVDHLSRIPVVEESEPLKDAFPEEHLFFLNFQLPWYADLVNYLVTGNFPAGWSRSKKDKLKSDAKYFIWDDPYLWKKCADQVMRRCVEVKATRSNDSKVVADFIRVLMSYHPQTNGQAEVSNQKIKSILEKMVRPDRKDWNQRLEDALYAYRTAYKTPIGMSPYRLVFGKPCHLPVEFEYKAFWAIRQCNTNLEEAGAQWKLDLQVLEEIRNETYENALIYKAKSWAFHDRQISRKTFEIGQKILLYQSRLKLFPVEIQSAKTDNKFVMNGHRLKHYYEGLVNGEVEVSL; translated from the exons ATGGCGATAGCAATTaaccgtttggagtcccaagttcaagggaagttgccatctcaacctgagTTGAATTCGAGGAATGTGAGTGCAATGACTttgaggagtggcaaggaagttCAAGGACCCGAGCCAGTGATTCCTAAGGATAAGGATGAAGAAAATATCGAAAATGAGCTTGAGAAAGAGTACAGCAATGGCACAGATCCAAAGGTACTCCTGGACCCAGTTATTACAGTTAAAACTAACCCGCCGCCTTTTCCTAACAGGTTGGAAAAATCGAAGAGGCAAGATAAGGAGAAGGAGATCCTGGAGGTATTCCGCAAGGTAGAGATTAATATTCCCCTGTTCGACGCAATTAAACAGGTGCCGAAGTACACAAAGTTTTTGAGAGACCTGTGCGTCAATCGAAGGCAGCtgaggggagatgaaagagTCATTGTTGGGAAAAATGTGTCGGCGGTCCTACAGAGGAAACTTTCACCAAAGTGCAgggacccag GTATCGAGGTTGACAGGGTGAAAATAGATATTATATctgctttaccttaccccgcgagTGTGCCGGAG CTTTTGCAAAAAAATGTGGCCTTCGAATTCGATGACAAGTGTGAGAGAGCCTTCAACAAGTTGAACGAGCTATTAACCTCGCCACCGATCATTCAACCCCTTGACTGGAGTTTGCCATTTGAGATCATGTACGATACCAGTGATCATGCTGTAGGGGCTGTATTGGGGCAAAGAGTAGGAAAGACAGTTCACGTCATTTACTATGCATCCCGAGCTTTGAATGGGGCTCAATTAAACTACTCCACTACTGAGAAGGAACTTCTTGCAGATGTTTTTGCTTTAGATAAATTCAGATCATATTTGTTAGGTGCTAAAGTTATT GAATTTGACTTGGAGATAAGGGATAAAAGAGGTTCAGAGAATCTCGTAGTCGACCATTTAAGTCGCATACCAGTTGTGGAGGAGAGCGAGCCATTGAAGGATGCATTCCCTGAAGAGCACTTGTTCTTTTTAAATTTCCAATTGCCTTGGTATGCTGATTTAGTCAATTATCTAGTAACGGGTAATTTTCCTGCAGGTTGGTCAAGATCGAAGAAAGACAAATTGAAGAGTGATGCCAAGTATTTTATCTGGGACGACCCGTACTTATGGAAGAAATGTGCAGACCAAGTAATGAGACGATGC GTGGAAGTTAAGGCCACCAGGAGTAATGATTCGAAAGTAGTTGCAGATTTTATCAG GGTCTTAATGTCCTACCACCCTCAGACCAATGGTCAAGCGGAGGTGTCGAATCAAAAAATTAAGTCCATCTTGGAGAAAATGGTGCGCCCCGATAGGAAAGATTGGAATCAACGGTTGGAAGATGCACTCTATGCATATCGAACGGCGTACAAAACCCCCATAGGGATGTCACCTTACAGATTGGTATTTGGGAAGCCGTGTCACCTTCCAGTGGAGTTTGAGTACAAGGCTTTTTGGGCGATCAGACAGTGTAACACGAACCTCGAAGAGGCCGGTGCCCAATGGAAGTTGGATTTGCAAGTATTGGAGGAGATCCGAAACGAAACCTACGAAAATGCACTAATTTACAAGGCGAAGAGTTGGGCATTTCATGACCGACAAATCTCTAGAAAAACCTTTGAAATTGGTCAGAAGATTCTCCTATACCAATCCAGGCTCAAGCTCTTCCCAG TTGAAATCCAGAGTGCTAAGACAGACAACAAATTTGTGATGAATGGACACCGTCTCAAACACTATTATGAGGGTCTTGTAAATGGAGAGGTGGAG GTGTCTCTCTGA